The following coding sequences are from one Bacteroidales bacterium window:
- a CDS encoding nucleoside-triphosphatase has translation MSGSNPTYQQPVPDSRWLQASVVGSLWASIEIILGSFMHNLQMPFAGTMLAMLGVMLLTAFHQRWRVKGLFWRAGIICALMKSISPSAILLGPMTGILAEALLLELVVRMAGANLVGYLLGGAVALSSAIVHKMVTLLIMYGFDFVNVIVNLYAYAADQLGFAELGPLQALWMLFAFYALLGIVAAAAGYGVGKKSLRIPVSDSVQSTDISADSDMFAIAQSQHFSVPLLFYHLFAIAGSLVIMTYYSVVVGAVFVATYVGYCIIHYRRSLQHLKRPWFWVQALVLTFLAVVFYNGIDSGNLFSREGLAAGLTMNMRAVLIVVGFSAISVELRNPVVKAVLMRRGLAQLYISLGLAFSVLPVLVREFDRPVVLLRYPLRSLMRALSRADALLEKFTEHATKPKVVIITGEKHSGKTTFALDLVNHFKEKGIALGGFVAPGYFVDNRRVSFDLQALATDQKYPLCSIHPGNGIRIGPFWFDEKTLQIGNRLLDPAQLGAAEIVFIDEVGPLELKGDGWAAAIDKLMQHPRFTLVMVVRRSMVEQVINRWQVINVKVFDIGIPGQAVEAQKYFEDD, from the coding sequence ATGAGCGGCAGCAATCCAACATATCAACAACCTGTTCCCGACAGCCGGTGGCTGCAGGCCAGTGTAGTGGGCAGCCTTTGGGCCTCGATAGAGATTATTCTGGGCAGCTTCATGCACAATCTGCAAATGCCGTTTGCCGGGACTATGCTCGCAATGCTTGGCGTGATGCTGCTCACAGCTTTTCACCAACGGTGGCGGGTGAAGGGACTTTTCTGGCGGGCAGGAATTATCTGCGCGTTGATGAAATCTATCTCGCCCAGCGCCATCCTGCTTGGCCCCATGACCGGGATCCTTGCCGAAGCGCTGCTGCTCGAACTGGTGGTGCGTATGGCCGGCGCCAATCTCGTTGGGTACCTGTTGGGTGGTGCGGTAGCGCTCAGTAGTGCCATCGTCCACAAGATGGTTACCCTCCTCATTATGTATGGTTTCGATTTTGTAAATGTAATTGTTAACCTTTACGCTTATGCCGCCGATCAACTCGGATTTGCAGAACTTGGCCCCCTGCAGGCACTCTGGATGCTGTTCGCTTTTTATGCGCTGTTGGGAATCGTTGCCGCTGCGGCAGGATATGGTGTCGGTAAGAAATCCCTACGGATTCCAGTTTCCGATTCGGTCCAATCCACCGACATCAGTGCAGACAGCGATATGTTTGCCATAGCTCAAAGCCAGCATTTTTCGGTGCCTTTGTTGTTTTATCATCTCTTTGCCATTGCTGGAAGTCTGGTCATCATGACCTATTATTCGGTGGTGGTGGGAGCTGTTTTTGTGGCCACTTACGTGGGATATTGCATCATCCACTACCGTCGGTCGTTGCAGCACCTGAAGCGTCCGTGGTTTTGGGTGCAGGCGCTGGTGCTAACATTTTTGGCAGTGGTATTTTATAATGGTATCGACAGTGGGAATCTTTTCAGCCGCGAAGGTTTGGCTGCCGGCTTAACGATGAATATGCGCGCTGTATTGATAGTGGTAGGGTTTTCGGCTATCAGCGTGGAGCTGCGCAACCCTGTGGTAAAGGCCGTTCTTATGCGGCGCGGGCTGGCACAATTGTATATTTCGCTGGGGCTTGCTTTTTCGGTGTTGCCCGTGTTGGTGCGGGAGTTTGACCGGCCGGTTGTGCTGCTGCGGTATCCTTTGCGCAGCCTTATGCGTGCGCTCAGTCGGGCCGACGCGTTGCTGGAGAAATTTACGGAGCATGCCACCAAGCCCAAAGTAGTAATCATTACCGGCGAAAAACACAGTGGAAAGACAACCTTTGCGCTCGATCTGGTAAATCATTTCAAAGAAAAAGGCATCGCTTTGGGCGGCTTTGTGGCTCCCGGTTATTTTGTCGACAACCGGCGTGTGTCGTTCGATTTGCAGGCATTGGCAACGGATCAAAAATATCCGTTGTGCAGCATCCATCCCGGCAACGGTATTCGCATTGGACCTTTTTGGTTTGATGAAAAAACTCTGCAAATTGGAAACCGATTGCTCGATCCTGCACAGTTGGGAGCGGCTGAAATTGTTTTTATCGACGAGGTGGGCCCACTCGAGTTGAAGGGCGACGGCTGGGCTGCGGCCATCGACAAGCTGATGCAACATCCGCGCTTCACCCTGGTAATGGTGGTGCGCCGCAGCATGGTGGAGCAGGTCATCAACCGGTGGCAGGTTATCAACGTAAAAGTGTTCGACATCGGGATTCCGGGACAGGCTGTAGAAGCGCAGAAATATTTTGAGGACGATTAA
- a CDS encoding outer membrane beta-barrel protein, protein MKKILLALLFAATTLFSFGQQALWNITYEVSLPMGETQDFIGRTSFRGIGVEGRWFVDNNVTIGAGIHWNTFYEKKDKVTTVIENTTITGTHFNYINAFPFYANAAYYFNEGSYIRPFAGINIGTIYSEERMDVGLYTLTDDPWRFALAPEVGVLIQTYGGLNFNLNVRYNHGFQTNDNKALSYIGINAGFVWIY, encoded by the coding sequence ATGAAAAAGATATTATTAGCACTATTGTTTGCAGCCACCACCCTTTTCTCTTTCGGACAACAAGCCTTGTGGAATATTACCTACGAGGTGTCGCTGCCTATGGGTGAAACGCAGGATTTTATTGGGAGAACCAGCTTCAGAGGCATCGGCGTCGAAGGCCGTTGGTTTGTTGATAACAATGTTACCATTGGCGCTGGCATACATTGGAATACTTTTTATGAAAAGAAGGATAAAGTAACCACCGTTATCGAAAACACTACCATTACCGGCACACATTTCAACTACATCAATGCTTTCCCGTTTTATGCCAATGCAGCCTATTACTTCAACGAAGGGAGCTACATTCGTCCTTTTGCGGGCATTAATATTGGCACCATTTACAGCGAAGAGCGCATGGATGTGGGGCTATATACCCTCACCGATGATCCCTGGCGTTTTGCCCTGGCTCCTGAAGTAGGCGTTCTTATCCAGACATACGGCGGCCTCAATTTCAATTTGAATGTGCGTTACAATCACGGTTTCCAAACCAATGATAACAAAGCGCTCTCCTACATCGGCATCAACGCCGGCTTTGTGTGGATTTATTAG
- a CDS encoding ComF family protein — protein sequence MAMFQDFIELFFPVVCEGCGNLLYRNEHTLCTRCRMRLPRTNFHKDDQNPVAATFWGRVNFQYATSFLYFSRAGRVQHMMHRFKYKGRREIGSLLGELFARELCRCENFSNIDAIVPVPLHWSKQRKRGYNQSEVIASAMVPLLNSQLETEVLYRNFATETQTKKSRLLRAENVKGKFSLQNPEKIRGKHLLLIDDIITTGATMEACAQILLTVDQVKVSIASLAYAGK from the coding sequence ATGGCAATGTTTCAGGATTTCATCGAGTTGTTTTTCCCGGTAGTATGCGAGGGCTGTGGCAATCTACTTTACCGCAACGAACACACGCTTTGCACCCGCTGCCGTATGCGTTTGCCGCGCACAAATTTTCATAAAGACGATCAGAATCCTGTGGCCGCTACCTTCTGGGGAAGGGTTAATTTTCAATACGCTACTTCTTTCCTCTATTTTTCGCGTGCCGGGCGGGTGCAACACATGATGCACCGCTTCAAATATAAAGGACGGCGTGAAATAGGTTCGCTGCTGGGCGAACTTTTTGCGCGTGAGCTATGCCGATGCGAAAATTTCAGCAACATCGATGCGATTGTGCCGGTGCCCCTGCATTGGAGCAAACAACGAAAACGAGGATACAATCAAAGCGAGGTCATTGCAAGTGCCATGGTTCCTTTACTGAATTCGCAACTCGAAACGGAGGTGCTTTATCGCAATTTCGCCACAGAAACACAGACCAAAAAGTCGCGTTTGCTTCGAGCCGAAAATGTGAAAGGGAAATTCAGTCTGCAGAATCCCGAAAAAATCCGTGGCAAACACCTGCTGCTCATCGACGACATTATCACTACCGGCGCCACTATGGAGGCTTGTGCGCAGATTTTGCTCACCGTCGATCAGGTAAAAGTGAGCATTGCCTCCTTGGCGTATGCCGGCAAATAA
- a CDS encoding DUF4136 domain-containing protein, with protein MKKQIRFLNAAVALMLIAIGITGCYPGNDVSYSDLDLLTTAYDMNTDFSALKTYYMPDSVVHLKDTLDPKANVDVSHELDDFILEKVRNNMTAYGYSAEAKPSVNHPDIFLTVSVMATKNYNVYYYYPYYWDWGWYYKSTDYWGYYYPPGWGGTYVTSYTVGTLVMIMHDVHNATTSTDSIPTIWTGSMNGLLGSSRPNDGSRVEYNINQAFAQSPYLKIN; from the coding sequence ATGAAAAAACAAATTCGTTTTCTGAATGCTGCTGTAGCGCTGATGCTCATAGCAATTGGCATTACAGGATGCTATCCGGGCAATGATGTTTCGTATTCCGATCTGGATCTGCTCACCACAGCCTACGATATGAATACCGACTTTTCTGCGCTTAAAACCTACTACATGCCCGACTCGGTGGTACATCTTAAAGATACGCTTGATCCGAAGGCCAACGTGGACGTTTCGCACGAGCTGGATGATTTTATCCTCGAAAAAGTACGCAACAACATGACTGCCTACGGATATAGTGCCGAAGCCAAGCCATCAGTAAATCATCCCGACATTTTCCTCACCGTTTCGGTGATGGCTACCAAAAATTACAATGTGTATTATTACTATCCCTACTACTGGGATTGGGGCTGGTATTACAAGAGCACCGATTATTGGGGATATTATTATCCTCCGGGCTGGGGTGGAACCTACGTCACCAGCTACACTGTAGGAACTCTGGTGATGATAATGCATGACGTACACAACGCCACCACTTCTACCGACAGCATTCCCACCATCTGGACAGGATCGATGAATGGATTGTTGGGCAGTAGCAGACCGAACGACGGGAGCCGCGTAGAATACAACATCAACCAGGCCTTTGCGCAATCGCCTTATCTGAAAATAAATTAG
- a CDS encoding YqiA/YcfP family alpha/beta fold hydrolase yields MKTLYIHGLDSFPVPQKMEILRNAGLETVALHMNYRTDTDIYTNLRDYALGQKVDFIVGSSLGGFLGYWLAEDLGLPCLLFNPAMNYRNKLEPHLPDIPQLRCPSRYVVIGAHDDVVEPTANIRFFRENNRSNCRQRVVVCEWLKHQIDFGTFEEMVYWALAGLKR; encoded by the coding sequence ATGAAAACACTCTACATCCATGGCCTCGACAGCTTCCCGGTTCCTCAAAAGATGGAGATCCTGCGCAACGCCGGACTGGAAACTGTCGCGCTTCACATGAATTATCGCACCGATACAGATATCTATACCAACCTGCGTGATTATGCGCTTGGTCAGAAAGTAGATTTTATTGTAGGGAGTTCGTTGGGAGGTTTCCTGGGCTATTGGCTTGCCGAAGATTTGGGGCTGCCGTGTCTGCTTTTCAATCCCGCCATGAATTATCGCAACAAATTGGAACCCCACCTGCCAGACATCCCCCAGCTTCGCTGCCCGTCGCGTTATGTTGTGATCGGTGCTCATGATGATGTGGTAGAACCGACAGCAAACATACGGTTTTTCAGAGAAAACAATCGCAGCAACTGCCGGCAGCGCGTGGTGGTGTGCGAGTGGCTAAAACATCAAATCGATTTTGGTACTTTTGAGGAGATGGTATATTGGGCGTTGGCGGGGCTGAAAAGATAG
- a CDS encoding DUF4421 domain-containing protein, with protein MTLRKIFMIAALVSMHLCGLRAVAQNPLRVFEASVDTFYIQTFPRALTIKAFLNNKFLFLGIESASGDYSLDYEPNGNQTIGVGLSYKWLGFSIDYKIVNRESNQHYGETSYLDLQTNLLLRKGVFDLYLQKYEGFYLDNSAAMIEGWDDPESYQLRPDIRVFSTGANYTHVFNPQRFSYIASFSQTEVQRRSAGSIILGTSVSYQRVQADSAFVPENLIYTNAFGTGKYDDLKGFTTSARFGYAHTLVALHRFFISASLDLGMSYNYTRIFTTDGSDSHGSLKANLSNTFKLAAGYNNAKWFAGVTLASFNQINRPSGDKNQIQIQHGYVRLTVAHRFMLKKPLPLPALPY; from the coding sequence ATGACCTTGCGTAAAATTTTTATGATCGCTGCTCTGGTTTCAATGCATTTGTGCGGTCTGCGAGCTGTGGCACAAAATCCGTTGCGCGTATTTGAAGCTTCCGTCGACACATTTTACATCCAAACATTTCCGCGGGCGCTCACCATAAAAGCTTTTTTGAATAACAAATTTCTTTTCCTCGGCATCGAAAGTGCGTCCGGCGACTACTCGCTCGATTACGAACCCAACGGCAATCAAACGATCGGGGTAGGACTCAGCTATAAGTGGCTTGGATTTTCGATTGATTATAAAATTGTAAATCGCGAAAGCAATCAGCACTATGGCGAAACCAGCTATCTGGATCTGCAAACCAACCTGCTGTTGCGCAAAGGCGTCTTTGATCTTTATCTGCAAAAGTACGAGGGCTTTTATCTCGACAACAGCGCCGCCATGATAGAAGGATGGGACGACCCGGAGAGTTATCAGCTGCGCCCTGACATACGCGTATTTTCCACTGGTGCCAACTACACACACGTTTTCAACCCGCAGCGCTTTTCGTACATCGCTTCCTTTTCACAAACGGAAGTTCAACGGCGCAGCGCCGGTTCTATAATTTTGGGCACCTCGGTAAGTTATCAGCGCGTGCAAGCCGACTCAGCTTTTGTACCCGAAAATCTGATCTACACTAACGCTTTCGGCACCGGCAAATATGACGACCTCAAAGGTTTCACTACGAGTGCGCGCTTTGGCTATGCCCACACGTTGGTAGCGCTGCATCGGTTTTTTATTTCCGCATCGCTCGACCTGGGCATGAGCTACAATTACACACGCATCTTTACCACCGACGGCTCCGACAGTCATGGAAGTTTGAAAGCCAATCTGAGCAACACTTTTAAACTGGCTGCGGGTTATAATAATGCGAAATGGTTTGCAGGCGTTACCCTGGCAAGCTTCAACCAGATCAACCGCCCGTCGGGCGACAAAAACCAGATTCAGATACAGCATGGTTATGTGCGACTCACGGTGGCGCACCGCTTCATGCTTAAAAAGCCACTTCCGCTGCCGGCGCTGCCTTATTAG
- the udk gene encoding uridine kinase, with protein sequence MLIIGIAGGSGSGKTTVLNKIIHGLPQNSVSVISQDSYYKDNGHLPEEEKKKINFDHPASIEFELLIKHIDQLISGVAIERPVYSYVTCARSKETVTIFPSRVIIVEGILIFTNAKLRNKFNIKIFVDADTDDRLMRIVRRDLIERGRSVQGVLEHYEYFVKPMHLQFIEPTKRYADIIVPQGGANHVAIDILTTKIKNKLGINT encoded by the coding sequence ATGCTTATTATCGGAATTGCCGGCGGATCGGGGTCAGGGAAGACCACAGTACTCAACAAGATCATTCACGGACTTCCACAAAATTCTGTCTCGGTCATCTCGCAAGACTCTTACTACAAAGACAATGGGCACCTGCCGGAAGAGGAAAAGAAAAAAATCAACTTCGACCACCCCGCCTCCATCGAGTTTGAGTTGCTCATCAAACACATCGACCAGCTCATCAGCGGCGTGGCAATCGAACGACCGGTTTATTCGTACGTGACCTGTGCCCGTTCCAAAGAAACGGTGACGATATTTCCAAGTAGAGTAATCATCGTGGAAGGCATTTTGATCTTTACCAATGCCAAGCTTCGCAACAAATTCAACATCAAAATTTTTGTGGATGCCGACACCGACGACCGGCTGATGCGCATTGTGCGCCGCGACCTGATAGAGCGTGGCCGCTCGGTGCAGGGCGTGCTGGAGCATTACGAATATTTCGTGAAACCTATGCACCTCCAGTTTATCGAACCTACAAAGCGCTACGCCGACATCATTGTGCCACAGGGCGGCGCCAATCATGTAGCCATCGATATTCTTACAACCAAAATTAAAAACAAGCTGGGGATTAATACCTGA
- the tyrS gene encoding tyrosine--tRNA ligase, whose protein sequence is MTNFIEEMKWRGMIHDMTPGLDEQLQREMTTAYVGIDPTADSLHIGHLVSVMMLKHFQVHGHRPIVLVGGATGMIGDPSGKSKERNLLDETALRHNQECIKNQLARFLDFNTETANGALMVNNYDWMKEYTFLDFIRDIGKHLTVNYMMAKESVKSRLSSESKEGMSFTEFSYQLVQGTDFLTLYQQHNCKLQMGGSDQWGNIITGTELIRRKLGHEHDVFALTCPLITKADGGKFGKTEEGNVWLDPEKTSPYAFYQFWINTSDDDAERYIKIFTLLPKEEIDSLIEQHKLEPHRRELQKVLAREITTMIHSADDYEAAVDVSGLLFGQGTTDTLKKLSGELLLSIFEGVPQSQVAMDEIRQGIPIIEFLVEKTDVTSSRREAREFLKNGAISINKEKVSDGFIVDESCLLRNKYILAQRGKKNYHLITGI, encoded by the coding sequence ATGACGAATTTTATTGAAGAGATGAAATGGCGTGGCATGATCCACGATATGACGCCCGGACTGGATGAGCAGTTGCAACGCGAAATGACCACCGCATACGTGGGCATCGACCCCACGGCCGACTCATTGCACATCGGGCACCTGGTATCGGTGATGATGCTCAAACATTTTCAGGTGCATGGTCACCGTCCTATCGTTCTGGTAGGTGGCGCCACCGGAATGATTGGCGATCCTTCAGGAAAATCAAAAGAGCGAAATCTGCTTGACGAAACGGCGCTGCGCCACAACCAGGAGTGTATCAAAAATCAACTTGCGCGCTTCCTTGATTTTAACACTGAAACCGCCAATGGTGCCCTGATGGTAAACAACTACGACTGGATGAAGGAATATACTTTCCTGGATTTCATCCGCGACATCGGGAAGCACCTTACGGTAAATTATATGATGGCCAAAGAGAGTGTGAAAAGCCGCCTCAGCTCCGAGTCGAAAGAGGGCATGTCGTTTACCGAATTTTCGTATCAACTGGTGCAGGGAACGGATTTTCTGACTTTATACCAGCAGCACAACTGCAAGCTGCAAATGGGCGGCTCCGACCAGTGGGGCAACATTATAACGGGCACCGAACTAATCCGCCGCAAGCTGGGCCACGAGCACGACGTATTTGCGCTCACCTGCCCGCTTATCACCAAAGCCGACGGCGGCAAGTTTGGCAAAACAGAAGAAGGCAACGTGTGGCTCGATCCCGAAAAAACCTCGCCGTACGCTTTTTATCAGTTTTGGATCAACACTTCCGACGACGATGCCGAGCGCTACATCAAGATTTTTACGCTGCTGCCAAAAGAAGAAATTGATAGTTTGATCGAACAGCACAAGCTGGAACCGCATCGCCGCGAACTACAAAAAGTGCTGGCGCGCGAAATTACCACCATGATTCACTCTGCCGACGACTACGAAGCAGCCGTTGATGTATCGGGATTGCTCTTTGGGCAAGGCACCACCGACACGCTCAAGAAGCTGAGCGGGGAACTTCTGCTGAGCATCTTCGAGGGTGTGCCGCAAAGCCAGGTGGCAATGGACGAAATACGACAGGGGATTCCTATCATAGAATTTCTGGTCGAAAAAACCGACGTTACTTCCTCACGCCGCGAAGCTCGTGAGTTTCTGAAAAACGGCGCCATCTCCATCAACAAAGAAAAAGTATCCGACGGCTTTATCGTTGATGAAAGCTGCTTGCTGCGCAACAAATATATCCTGGCACAACGCGGCAAGAAAAACTATCATCTGATAACCGGAATCTGA
- a CDS encoding flavodoxin, with translation MKKIGIFYWPLKGNVATCAKKIEAEFGANQARLQSIDKANPEDLEGLDLIILGGSTSGADAWQQASANNPWFDFYANFEKKPLSGTPVAIFGLGDQILYPDHFVDNMKLIKEEMEKAGGSIVGRWPTEGYDFTGSEAVEGDKFVGLALDEDQQDDLTDERIRGWVNQIKKEAGI, from the coding sequence ATGAAAAAAATAGGAATCTTTTACTGGCCGCTCAAAGGCAACGTGGCCACCTGCGCCAAAAAAATCGAAGCAGAATTTGGTGCCAACCAGGCCAGGCTGCAAAGTATCGATAAAGCAAATCCGGAAGATCTCGAAGGGCTTGACCTCATCATTTTGGGCGGCTCTACCAGCGGCGCCGACGCATGGCAGCAAGCCAGCGCCAACAATCCGTGGTTTGACTTTTATGCCAATTTCGAAAAGAAACCACTCTCCGGAACGCCGGTAGCTATCTTTGGCCTCGGCGACCAAATTCTGTATCCCGATCATTTTGTGGACAACATGAAATTGATAAAAGAAGAGATGGAAAAAGCCGGCGGAAGCATCGTCGGACGCTGGCCAACCGAAGGATACGACTTTACTGGCAGCGAGGCAGTAGAAGGTGATAAATTTGTTGGCCTTGCACTCGATGAAGATCAGCAGGACGATCTCACCGACGAGCGTATCCGGGGGTGGGTGAATCAGATTAAAAAGGAAGCTGGCATATAA
- a CDS encoding NAD-dependent epimerase/dehydratase family protein has product MILVTGATGLVGTHLLLALSRKGKKVRALRRKCSDMDQVRKVFGWYEDDPDNLLQSIDWIEGDVLDVDSLRKAMQQVEFIYHCAGKVSFDSFDRHALLHVNQQGTANVVNTALEGGVKKLCHVSSVSALGKSKQGETIDEQNYWKTSNKNSIYAISKYAGEREVWRGHEEGLPSVIINPSIIIGPAQWDSGSTRLFSTIYKGVPAYTNGIGGYVDVRDVAEILIRLMESDISGERFIVSAENCLFETIITQIARVLNKKPPLLRLSPWMGEAGWMAEHILRIFGRTPTLTKEIARSAFHRFYYDNNKIVKALDYKFIPADEAIAHTGKIFLKEHPKKKRS; this is encoded by the coding sequence ATGATATTAGTAACCGGAGCTACAGGATTGGTAGGCACACATTTGCTGTTGGCGCTTTCGCGGAAGGGCAAAAAGGTGCGTGCCCTCAGGCGCAAATGCAGCGACATGGATCAGGTGCGGAAAGTTTTTGGGTGGTACGAAGATGATCCTGACAATTTATTGCAGTCTATCGATTGGATAGAAGGCGACGTGCTGGATGTGGATTCATTGCGCAAAGCCATGCAACAGGTAGAGTTCATTTATCATTGTGCCGGCAAAGTTTCTTTCGATTCATTCGATCGTCATGCTCTGCTTCATGTAAACCAACAAGGCACCGCCAATGTGGTGAATACGGCCCTCGAGGGTGGTGTAAAAAAGCTGTGTCATGTAAGTTCGGTGTCGGCGCTGGGCAAAAGCAAACAAGGCGAAACCATCGACGAGCAGAACTACTGGAAGACCTCCAACAAAAATTCCATTTATGCCATCAGCAAATATGCCGGCGAGCGGGAAGTTTGGCGTGGCCACGAGGAAGGACTGCCTTCTGTAATCATCAATCCTTCCATCATCATTGGTCCGGCTCAGTGGGACAGTGGCAGCACACGGCTTTTTTCGACCATTTATAAAGGAGTTCCCGCCTACACCAATGGTATCGGCGGCTATGTGGATGTGCGCGATGTGGCCGAAATTCTGATTCGTCTTATGGAATCCGACATTTCCGGAGAACGCTTCATCGTCTCTGCCGAAAATTGTTTGTTCGAGACCATCATCACTCAGATAGCGAGGGTGCTCAACAAAAAACCTCCGCTGCTGCGGCTTTCTCCGTGGATGGGTGAGGCCGGATGGATGGCCGAACATATCCTGCGTATTTTTGGCCGTACGCCCACGCTCACCAAAGAAATAGCACGGTCGGCGTTTCACAGGTTTTATTACGACAACAATAAAATCGTTAAGGCGCTTGACTATAAATTTATTCCCGCCGATGAAGCCATTGCGCATACCGGCAAAATTTTCTTGAAGGAACATCCGAAAAAGAAGAGAAGCTAA